A region from the Pseudomonas sp. P8_229 genome encodes:
- a CDS encoding GNAT family N-acetyltransferase: MTVEFRPARRTDARDIARLFQISSEGASDYIWSQLAEPGEALLDVGERRYARDDVDFSWQNCLIAEAAGQVVGMMHSYAMREDPEPTPPTDPVLAPYADMEVPDSLYISSLALHEGWRNQGLGLQFLLHAQARADQLALNGLSLIDYAANTGARRFYERHGFGIIKTCQVTPHPLIRVSGAAYLMHRA; this comes from the coding sequence ATGACCGTTGAGTTTCGACCGGCCCGGCGCACGGATGCGCGCGATATTGCGCGTTTGTTTCAGATATCCTCGGAGGGCGCCTCGGATTACATCTGGAGCCAGCTGGCAGAGCCTGGGGAGGCGCTGCTGGATGTCGGCGAGCGACGTTATGCCCGCGACGACGTGGATTTTTCGTGGCAGAACTGCCTGATCGCCGAGGCTGCAGGTCAGGTCGTTGGCATGATGCACAGCTACGCCATGCGCGAAGATCCCGAGCCGACCCCGCCCACCGATCCGGTGCTGGCGCCGTATGCCGATATGGAAGTGCCGGATTCGTTGTATATCTCCAGCCTGGCGCTGCATGAAGGCTGGCGCAATCAGGGGTTGGGCTTGCAGTTCCTCCTGCATGCCCAGGCGCGCGCCGATCAGCTGGCGCTCAACGGTTTGAGCCTGATCGACTATGCGGCCAATACCGGTGCGCGGCGTTTCTACGAGCGCCACGGCTTCGGCATCATCAAAACCTGCCAGGTGACACCGCATCCGCTGATTCGGGTGAGCGGCGCGGCATATCTGATGCACCGCGCTTAA
- a CDS encoding electron transfer flavoprotein subunit beta encodes MNTKIISLVSIGAHPTSGRPRRAEQDARAVELGLQLAGDNLQVLHAGDVAEPALRAYLGMGLEQMHVLEQPAGADALPALTAYLREAGAQVVLTGSQAETGEGSGMLPFLLAEGLGWPLVVGLAQVESINDGSALVLQALPRGQRRRLKVKLPFLATVDNAAPKPRQSAYGPARRGVLNAEDVEVLDDELLALATLQPAKPRPKRLKVIKAKSGADRMKAATAKASGGGGQVLKGVTAQAGAEAILKLLIEEGVVR; translated from the coding sequence ATGAACACAAAAATCATCAGTTTGGTTTCAATCGGCGCCCACCCGACCTCCGGCCGGCCACGCCGCGCCGAACAGGATGCGCGCGCTGTGGAGTTGGGTTTGCAACTGGCTGGGGATAACCTGCAAGTGCTGCATGCTGGCGATGTCGCGGAACCGGCACTGCGCGCCTATCTGGGCATGGGCCTGGAACAGATGCATGTGCTGGAGCAACCCGCTGGCGCTGATGCTTTGCCGGCGCTGACCGCGTACCTGCGCGAAGCGGGCGCCCAAGTTGTACTGACCGGCAGTCAGGCGGAAACCGGTGAAGGTTCGGGCATGCTGCCGTTTCTGCTCGCCGAAGGGCTGGGCTGGCCGCTGGTGGTGGGGCTGGCGCAGGTCGAGTCGATCAACGACGGTTCGGCGCTGGTGCTGCAAGCCTTGCCCCGTGGGCAGCGGCGGCGGTTGAAGGTGAAGCTGCCGTTTCTGGCGACTGTGGATAACGCCGCGCCCAAGCCACGGCAGAGTGCCTACGGCCCGGCGCGTCGCGGCGTGTTGAATGCCGAAGACGTCGAAGTGCTGGACGATGAACTGCTGGCGCTTGCCACCTTGCAACCAGCCAAACCACGGCCCAAACGCTTGAAAGTGATCAAGGCCAAGAGCGGCGCCGACCGGATGAAGGCTGCCACAGCCAAAGCCAGTGGTGGCGGTGGACAAGTATTGAAAGGCGTTACGGCGCAAGCTGGCGCTGAAGCGATCCTCAAGCTGCTGATCGAAGAAGGCGTTGTCCGCTGA
- a CDS encoding electron transfer flavoprotein subunit alpha/FixB family protein has product MSDIIRRDPRAEWIARNRLHPLHAAMQPAQHSWMGPNGVIRKNLHGIGFIGPNGIKRIDRSGAQQGGAVKRSASVEVQLPLHQVPAPAFYISVVPDMVGGRLSSHDRDLLGLAHQLAGQDGAVLAVVFGEHKENAFATAGVDRLLVLEGDAFSGYAPEQRVQGLRAVDNQFNPRHWLLPDSRSGGGELGRRFAAALGERPATRVWQVKDLECIGRAGAGLQDLARPVARLILASAECAEPVSETRHEALPVELSTTVARSLSRIEDLGAVAVDPAAIPMAEAEFIFSGGNGVKDWALFHETAAALGATEGASRVAVDDGFMARDRQVGASGTWVTARVYVAVGISGAIQHLQGIGACDKVVAINLDPGCDMIKRADLSVIGESAEILQALIAAVAAYRNEAKRDAA; this is encoded by the coding sequence ATGAGCGACATTATCCGCCGCGACCCACGCGCCGAATGGATTGCCCGTAACCGCTTGCACCCGCTGCACGCGGCCATGCAACCGGCGCAACACAGCTGGATGGGCCCCAACGGCGTCATCCGCAAGAACCTGCACGGCATCGGTTTCATTGGCCCCAACGGCATCAAGCGAATCGACCGCAGCGGTGCGCAGCAGGGCGGGGCGGTCAAACGCTCGGCCTCGGTTGAAGTGCAACTGCCGCTGCATCAGGTGCCCGCCCCGGCGTTCTACATCAGTGTGGTGCCGGACATGGTCGGCGGCCGCCTGAGCAGCCACGACCGCGACCTGCTCGGCCTCGCTCATCAACTGGCTGGCCAGGACGGCGCAGTGCTGGCGGTGGTGTTCGGCGAACACAAGGAAAACGCTTTCGCCACAGCGGGCGTCGACCGCTTGCTGGTGCTGGAGGGCGACGCGTTCAGCGGTTATGCACCGGAGCAACGGGTGCAGGGCCTGCGGGCTGTGGATAACCAATTCAATCCGCGCCACTGGTTGCTGCCGGACAGCCGCAGCGGTGGCGGTGAGCTCGGTCGACGTTTTGCCGCAGCACTGGGCGAACGCCCGGCGACGCGGGTCTGGCAGGTCAAGGATCTGGAATGCATCGGCCGCGCCGGTGCGGGCCTGCAAGACCTGGCACGCCCGGTCGCGCGCTTGATTCTGGCCTCGGCCGAATGCGCAGAACCGGTCAGCGAAACCCGTCACGAAGCCCTGCCGGTGGAGTTATCCACAACGGTGGCGCGCAGCTTGTCGCGGATCGAGGATCTCGGAGCGGTGGCGGTGGACCCGGCGGCGATTCCGATGGCCGAAGCCGAGTTCATCTTCTCTGGCGGCAACGGGGTCAAGGACTGGGCACTGTTCCACGAAACGGCGGCGGCGCTTGGTGCTACTGAAGGCGCCTCGCGGGTGGCGGTGGACGATGGCTTCATGGCGCGCGATCGTCAGGTCGGCGCGTCCGGCACCTGGGTCACTGCGCGGGTCTACGTCGCTGTGGGTATCTCCGGGGCGATCCAGCACCTGCAGGGCATCGGTGCCTGCGACAAGGTGGTGGCGATCAACCTCGACCCGGGTTGCGACATGATCAAGCGCGCTGACCTCTCGGTGATCGGCGAGAGCGCGGAGATTCTTCAAGCCTTGATCGCGGCGGTAGCGGCTTACCGCAACGAGGCCAAGCGCGATGCGGCTTAA
- the dgcB gene encoding dimethylglycine demethylation protein DgcB: MLNTLLPILLFAALALAVLGALRRVAMWRRGRASKVDLLGGLFAMPKRYMVDLHHVVARDKYIANTHVATAGGAVASIVLAILVHGFGLHNRILGYALLLMTAVMFVGAIFVYLRRRNPPARLSKGPWMRLPKSLLAFSASFFLLTLPVAGILPENFGGWLVAAILGVGVLWGVSELFFGMTWGGPMKHAFAGALHLAWHRRAERFGGGRSTGLKPLDLNDPSAPLGVEKPKDFTWNQLLGFDACVQCGKCEAACPAFAAGQPLNPKKLIQDMVVGLAGGTDAKFAGSPYPGKPIGEHSGNPHQPIVNGLVDAETLWSCTTCRACVEECPMMIEHVDAIVDMRRHLTLEKGATPNKGAEVLENLIATDNPGGFAPGGRMNWAADLNLNLLSEKKSTDVLFWVGDGAFDMRNQRTLRAFVKVLKAAKVDFAVLGLEERDSGDVARRLGDEATFQLLAKRNIQTLAKYSFNRIVTCDPHSFHVLKNEYGAFDGNYLVQHHSTYMAEIIQAGALNLGQHKGNSVTYHDPCYLGRYNGEYEAPREVLRALGIEVKEMQRSGFRSRCCGGGGGAPITDIPGKQRIPDMRMEDIRETGAELVAVGCPQCTAMLEGVVEPRPLIKDIAELVADALLEDAAPSKPAAPAQREPAEAH, translated from the coding sequence ATGTTGAACACCCTTCTTCCAATCCTGTTGTTCGCAGCCCTGGCCCTTGCGGTGCTGGGCGCGTTGCGGCGGGTGGCCATGTGGCGTCGGGGCCGGGCCTCGAAGGTCGACCTGCTCGGCGGCCTGTTCGCCATGCCCAAGCGTTATATGGTCGATCTGCACCATGTGGTGGCGCGCGACAAATACATCGCCAACACCCACGTCGCCACGGCCGGCGGTGCAGTGGCGTCGATTGTGCTGGCGATTCTGGTGCACGGTTTCGGCCTGCATAACCGTATCCTCGGCTATGCGCTGCTGCTGATGACGGCCGTGATGTTCGTCGGCGCGATCTTCGTCTATCTGCGTCGGCGCAACCCGCCGGCACGGTTGTCGAAAGGCCCGTGGATGCGCCTGCCGAAGAGTTTGCTGGCGTTCTCGGCATCGTTTTTCCTGCTGACCCTGCCGGTCGCCGGCATCCTTCCGGAAAACTTCGGCGGTTGGCTGGTCGCGGCAATCCTCGGCGTCGGTGTGCTGTGGGGCGTCAGTGAACTGTTCTTCGGCATGACCTGGGGCGGGCCGATGAAACACGCCTTCGCCGGCGCCCTGCACCTGGCCTGGCACCGCCGCGCCGAGCGCTTTGGCGGCGGCCGTTCCACCGGTTTGAAACCGCTGGATCTGAATGATCCGAGCGCGCCACTGGGCGTGGAAAAACCCAAGGATTTCACCTGGAACCAGTTGCTCGGTTTTGACGCCTGCGTGCAGTGCGGCAAATGCGAGGCGGCGTGCCCGGCGTTCGCTGCCGGCCAGCCGTTGAACCCGAAGAAACTGATTCAAGACATGGTCGTCGGTCTGGCTGGCGGCACTGATGCCAAGTTTGCCGGTAGTCCGTATCCCGGCAAGCCAATTGGTGAGCACAGCGGCAACCCGCATCAACCGATCGTCAATGGTCTGGTCGATGCCGAGACCCTGTGGTCGTGTACCACCTGCCGCGCCTGCGTTGAGGAATGCCCGATGATGATCGAGCACGTCGACGCCATCGTCGACATGCGCCGCCATCTGACTCTGGAAAAAGGCGCGACCCCGAACAAGGGCGCCGAGGTTCTGGAAAACCTGATCGCCACTGATAACCCCGGCGGTTTTGCTCCCGGCGGGCGGATGAACTGGGCGGCGGATCTGAACCTCAATCTGCTCAGCGAGAAGAAATCCACCGACGTGCTGTTCTGGGTCGGCGACGGTGCATTCGACATGCGCAACCAGCGCACCTTGCGCGCGTTCGTCAAAGTGCTGAAAGCGGCCAAAGTCGACTTCGCCGTACTCGGCCTGGAAGAACGCGACAGCGGTGATGTGGCCCGTCGCTTGGGCGACGAGGCGACCTTCCAGTTGCTCGCCAAACGCAATATCCAGACCCTGGCCAAATACAGCTTCAACCGCATCGTCACCTGCGATCCGCACAGCTTCCATGTGCTGAAAAACGAGTACGGCGCCTTCGACGGTAACTACCTGGTGCAGCACCACAGCACCTACATGGCGGAAATCATTCAGGCCGGCGCGCTGAACCTCGGTCAGCACAAAGGCAACAGCGTGACCTATCACGATCCGTGCTACCTCGGCCGTTACAACGGCGAGTACGAGGCGCCGCGTGAAGTGCTGCGCGCCCTCGGCATCGAGGTCAAAGAGATGCAGCGTTCCGGCTTCCGTTCGCGCTGCTGCGGCGGCGGTGGCGGCGCGCCGATCACCGACATTCCGGGCAAGCAGCGGATTCCCGATATGCGCATGGAAGACATCCGTGAGACCGGCGCTGAACTGGTGGCCGTGGGTTGTCCACAGTGCACGGCGATGCTCGAAGGCGTGGTCGAACCGCGTCCGCTGATCAAGGACATCGCCGAACTGGTGGCCGACGCTTTGCTTGAAGATGCCGCACCGAGCAAACCGGCGGCGCCGGCCCAACGTGAACCTGCGGAGGCCCACTGA
- the dgcA gene encoding dimethylglycine demethylation protein DgcA — translation MAFEAMFQPIQIGKLTIRNRVLSTAHAEVYATDGGMTTDRYVKYYEEKAKGGIGLAICGGSSSVAIDSPQGWWKSVNLADDRIIPHFQNLADAMHKHGAKIMIQITHMGRRSRWDGEHWPTLLSPSGIREPVHRATCKTIEPEEIWRVIGNYATAAARAKAGGLDGVELSAVHQHMIDQFWSPRVNKRTDEWGGSFENRMRFGLEVLKAVRKEVGDDFCVGIRLCGDEFHPDGLSHEDMKQIAKYYDDTGMIDFIGVVGSGCDTHNTLANVIPNMSYPPEPFLHLAAGIKEVVKAPVLHAQNIKDPNQATRILEGGYVDMVGMTRAHIADPHLIAKIKMGQVDQIKQCVGANYCIDRQYQGLDVLCIQNAATSREYMGVPHIIEKSTGPKRKVVVVGAGPAGMEAARVAAERGHDVTLFEKKEFIGGQITTASKAPQRDQIAGITRWFQLELARLKVDLRLGTAADAATILDLRPDVVVLAVGGHPFLEQNEHWGAAEGLVVSSWDVLDGKVAPGKNVLVYDTICEFTGMSVADFLADKGSQVEIVTDDIKPGVAIGGTSFPTYYRSMYPKEVIMTGDMMLEKVYREGDKLVAVLENEYTGAKEERVVDQVVVENGVRPDEELYYGLKDGSRNKGQIDIDALFAIKPQPSLSTTGEGYLLFRIGDCVAQRNTHAAIYDALRLCKDF, via the coding sequence ATGGCTTTCGAAGCAATGTTCCAGCCGATCCAGATCGGCAAACTGACCATCCGCAACCGCGTGCTCAGCACCGCGCACGCCGAGGTCTACGCGACTGACGGCGGCATGACCACCGACCGCTACGTCAAATATTACGAAGAGAAAGCCAAGGGCGGCATCGGCCTGGCGATTTGCGGCGGCTCTTCCAGCGTGGCCATCGACAGCCCGCAAGGCTGGTGGAAGTCGGTGAACCTGGCGGACGACCGGATCATTCCGCACTTCCAGAATCTGGCTGACGCGATGCACAAGCATGGTGCCAAGATCATGATCCAGATTACTCACATGGGCCGTCGCTCGCGTTGGGACGGCGAACATTGGCCGACCTTGCTATCGCCGTCGGGCATCCGCGAACCGGTGCACCGTGCGACCTGCAAAACCATCGAGCCGGAAGAAATCTGGCGGGTGATCGGCAACTACGCCACCGCTGCAGCGCGGGCCAAGGCCGGTGGTCTGGACGGTGTCGAACTGTCCGCCGTGCACCAGCACATGATCGACCAGTTCTGGAGCCCTCGGGTCAACAAGCGTACTGACGAGTGGGGCGGCAGCTTCGAGAACCGCATGCGTTTCGGCCTCGAAGTGCTCAAGGCTGTGCGCAAGGAAGTCGGCGACGATTTCTGCGTCGGCATCCGTCTGTGCGGCGATGAATTCCACCCGGACGGCTTGTCCCACGAGGACATGAAACAGATCGCCAAGTACTACGACGACACCGGCATGATCGACTTCATCGGTGTCGTTGGCTCGGGTTGCGACACCCACAACACCCTGGCCAACGTTATCCCCAACATGAGTTATCCACCGGAGCCATTTCTGCACTTGGCAGCCGGTATCAAGGAAGTGGTCAAGGCACCGGTTCTGCACGCGCAGAACATCAAGGACCCGAACCAGGCTACGCGCATCCTTGAAGGCGGTTACGTCGACATGGTCGGCATGACCCGCGCGCACATCGCTGACCCGCACTTGATCGCCAAGATCAAGATGGGCCAGGTCGACCAGATCAAACAGTGCGTCGGCGCCAACTACTGCATTGACCGTCAGTACCAGGGGCTGGATGTGCTGTGCATTCAGAACGCCGCGACCTCCCGTGAATACATGGGCGTGCCGCACATCATCGAGAAGTCCACCGGGCCGAAACGCAAAGTCGTGGTGGTCGGTGCCGGCCCGGCCGGGATGGAAGCCGCGCGTGTCGCGGCCGAACGTGGCCACGACGTGACCCTGTTCGAGAAGAAGGAATTCATTGGCGGGCAGATCACCACCGCGTCGAAAGCGCCGCAACGTGACCAGATCGCCGGTATCACCCGCTGGTTCCAGCTGGAGTTGGCGCGGCTGAAAGTCGATCTGCGTCTGGGCACCGCTGCTGATGCGGCGACCATTCTCGATCTGCGTCCGGACGTGGTGGTGTTGGCGGTCGGTGGGCATCCGTTCCTTGAGCAGAACGAACACTGGGGCGCCGCCGAAGGGCTGGTGGTCAGCAGTTGGGACGTGCTCGACGGCAAGGTTGCGCCGGGCAAGAACGTGCTGGTCTACGACACCATCTGCGAGTTCACCGGGATGTCGGTCGCTGACTTCCTCGCCGACAAGGGCAGCCAGGTCGAAATCGTCACCGACGACATCAAGCCGGGCGTGGCCATTGGTGGTACGTCGTTCCCGACCTACTACCGCAGCATGTACCCGAAAGAAGTGATCATGACCGGCGACATGATGCTGGAGAAGGTCTACCGCGAAGGCGACAAGCTGGTGGCGGTGCTGGAGAACGAATACACCGGCGCCAAAGAGGAGCGGGTGGTCGATCAGGTGGTGGTCGAGAACGGCGTGCGGCCGGACGAAGAGCTGTATTACGGGCTCAAGGACGGTTCGCGCAACAAGGGCCAGATCGACATCGACGCGCTGTTCGCGATCAAGCCGCAACCTTCGCTGAGCACCACCGGTGAAGGTTACTTGCTGTTCCGCATCGGCGACTGCGTGGCGCAGCGTAATACCCACGCCGCCATTTATGACGCACTCCGGCTCTGTAAGGATTTCTAA
- a CDS encoding DUF5943 domain-containing protein, producing MAKIAPQLPIEVDSETGVWTSDALPMLYVPRHFFVNNHMGIEEVLGAEAYAEILYKAGYKSAWHWCEKEAECHGLEGVAVFEHYMKRLSQRGWGLFKIQDIDLDKGTASVKLEHSAFVYVYGKVGRKVDYMFTGWFAGAMDQILQARGSSIRTVAEQVYGGSEEGHDDGLFTVKPL from the coding sequence ATGGCCAAGATCGCCCCGCAATTGCCAATCGAAGTCGACAGCGAAACCGGTGTCTGGACCTCCGACGCCCTGCCAATGCTCTACGTGCCACGTCATTTCTTCGTGAATAACCACATGGGCATCGAGGAAGTGCTGGGCGCTGAAGCCTATGCCGAGATCCTGTACAAGGCCGGCTACAAATCCGCTTGGCACTGGTGTGAAAAAGAAGCTGAATGCCACGGCCTGGAAGGCGTCGCGGTGTTCGAGCACTACATGAAGCGCCTGTCGCAACGCGGTTGGGGCCTGTTCAAGATCCAGGACATCGATCTCGACAAAGGCACCGCCAGCGTCAAGCTCGAACACTCCGCATTCGTCTACGTCTACGGCAAGGTCGGGCGCAAGGTCGACTACATGTTCACGGGTTGGTTTGCCGGTGCCATGGACCAGATTCTGCAAGCGCGCGGCAGCAGCATCCGCACCGTTGCCGAGCAAGTCTACGGTGGCTCCGAAGAGGGCCACGACGACGGCCTGTTCACCGTCAAGCCGTTGTAA
- a CDS encoding dipeptidase has translation MSPAELHADSIVIDGLIIAKWNRELFEDMRKGGLTAANCTVSVWEGFQATVNNIAASQKLIRENSDLVMPVRTTADIRRAKEQGKTGILFGFQNAHAFEDQIGYVEVFKQLGVGIVQMCYNTQNLVGTGCYERDGGLSGFGREIVAEMNRVGVMCDLSHVGSKTSEEVILESKKPVCYSHCLPSGLKEHPRNKSDEELKFIADHGGFVGVTMFAPFLAKGIDSTIDDYAEAIEYTMNIVGEDAIGIGTDFTQGHGQDFFEYLTHDKGYARRLTSFGKIINPLGIRTVGEFPNLTETLLKRGHSERVVRKIMGENWVNVLKDVWGE, from the coding sequence ATGAGCCCAGCCGAATTACACGCCGACAGCATCGTTATCGACGGTCTGATCATTGCCAAATGGAACCGCGAGCTGTTCGAAGACATGCGCAAGGGCGGTCTGACGGCGGCCAACTGCACCGTGTCGGTGTGGGAAGGCTTTCAGGCGACCGTGAACAATATTGCCGCCAGCCAGAAGCTGATCCGCGAAAACAGCGACCTGGTGATGCCGGTGCGCACCACCGCCGACATCCGTCGCGCCAAGGAGCAGGGCAAGACCGGCATCCTCTTCGGCTTCCAGAACGCCCATGCGTTTGAAGACCAGATCGGCTATGTCGAGGTGTTCAAGCAGCTCGGCGTCGGCATCGTGCAGATGTGCTACAACACCCAGAACCTGGTCGGCACCGGTTGCTACGAGCGTGACGGCGGCCTGTCGGGCTTCGGTCGCGAAATCGTCGCCGAGATGAACCGCGTTGGCGTCATGTGCGACCTGTCCCACGTCGGTTCCAAGACGTCCGAGGAAGTCATCCTCGAATCGAAAAAACCGGTCTGCTATTCCCACTGTCTGCCGTCGGGTCTCAAAGAGCACCCGCGCAACAAGTCCGATGAAGAGCTGAAGTTCATTGCCGACCACGGCGGTTTTGTCGGCGTGACCATGTTTGCGCCGTTCCTCGCCAAGGGCATCGATTCGACCATCGACGACTACGCCGAAGCCATCGAATACACCATGAATATCGTCGGCGAAGACGCCATCGGCATCGGCACCGACTTCACTCAGGGTCACGGCCAGGACTTCTTCGAATACCTGACCCACGACAAGGGCTACGCCCGCCGTCTGACCAGCTTCGGCAAGATCATCAACCCGCTGGGCATCCGCACCGTCGGCGAGTTTCCGAACCTGACCGAAACCCTGCTCAAGCGCGGCCACTCCGAGCGCGTGGTGCGCAAGATCATGGGCGAGAACTGGGTCAATGTCTTGAAAGATGTCTGGGGCGAATAA
- a CDS encoding lysozyme inhibitor LprI family protein, with product MKSIFLALALIATGVHAAEESDNNPCDAVENDVQTLECSTYSRTTAEDLLKDNYASLNERMQATYGKNATQLADITAKLKTAQQQWLKTRDADCAVEAFPATEGSKAFKIAQNDCVARMSDERSEFLESIGQE from the coding sequence ATGAAATCGATCTTCCTGGCTTTGGCACTGATTGCGACCGGCGTACACGCCGCCGAAGAATCCGACAACAACCCGTGCGACGCGGTGGAAAACGACGTCCAGACCCTGGAATGCTCGACCTACAGCCGCACCACCGCCGAAGACCTGCTCAAGGACAACTACGCCAGCCTCAACGAGCGCATGCAGGCCACCTACGGCAAAAACGCGACGCAACTGGCCGACATCACCGCCAAACTCAAGACCGCCCAGCAGCAGTGGCTGAAGACCCGGGACGCCGATTGCGCAGTAGAAGCGTTCCCGGCCACCGAAGGCAGCAAGGCGTTCAAGATTGCGCAAAATGACTGCGTGGCGCGGATGAGCGACGAACGGTCGGAGTTTTTGGAGTCGATTGGGCAGGAGTGA
- a CDS encoding helix-turn-helix domain-containing protein codes for MNQSADIQIINDAGGNPAFVVIPYAQYVAQKMQPDLIPNEVVSRMVDGATPIRAWREHLNLTQEEVAKRMGISQPALAQQETVAKPRKATREKIAAAFGISSEQLEL; via the coding sequence ATGAATCAATCTGCCGACATCCAAATCATCAACGATGCCGGGGGCAACCCCGCCTTCGTAGTCATTCCCTACGCTCAATACGTCGCGCAGAAAATGCAGCCCGATCTGATCCCGAATGAGGTGGTCAGTCGAATGGTCGACGGGGCGACACCGATCCGTGCCTGGCGCGAACACCTCAACCTGACTCAGGAAGAAGTCGCAAAGCGTATGGGCATTTCGCAACCGGCACTTGCTCAGCAGGAGACGGTTGCCAAGCCACGAAAAGCAACTCGCGAGAAGATTGCGGCGGCCTTTGGGATCTCCTCCGAGCAGCTTGAGCTATAG
- a CDS encoding tyrosinase family protein, whose product MKLRKNIRSLTQNEKNNFVAACLQLKQSGQYDEYVHLHHQVMKPTVLPHEPNDPNYRNGAHRGPSFLPWHRAFLLKFENDLQAINPSITIPYWNWTEDAADPHNSPVWAEDFMGGNGVEGDDWRVATGRFAYKHGQWPVPSYPDDDLPGPGLKRQFGLVVNSLPTPEDLQMALRESLYDTPPYDSGPSVRGFRNRLEGWITQRGDPQVTTAGSQLHNRVHLWVGGNMLPMTSPDDPVFFLHHCFVDKVWADWQSLMLQSNERWAPHYAPLVNGPKGHNYDDVLEPFVQSARGVSDITALGYEYEAPRLILDHAKPRSPFHD is encoded by the coding sequence ATGAAGCTGCGCAAGAACATTCGCTCACTGACCCAAAATGAAAAAAACAACTTCGTCGCGGCCTGCCTCCAGCTCAAACAGTCAGGCCAATACGACGAGTATGTGCATCTGCATCACCAGGTCATGAAGCCCACCGTGCTGCCACATGAACCAAACGATCCGAACTACCGCAATGGTGCCCACCGTGGGCCTTCGTTCCTGCCTTGGCACCGCGCGTTTTTGCTGAAGTTCGAAAATGACCTTCAGGCGATTAACCCCTCCATCACGATCCCGTACTGGAACTGGACCGAAGATGCAGCCGATCCGCACAACTCTCCAGTGTGGGCTGAGGATTTTATGGGCGGCAATGGTGTTGAAGGCGATGACTGGCGTGTAGCAACCGGTCGGTTTGCCTATAAACACGGTCAATGGCCGGTTCCCTCCTATCCGGATGACGATTTGCCTGGGCCTGGTTTGAAGCGCCAGTTCGGGCTCGTCGTGAATTCATTGCCGACGCCGGAAGATCTGCAAATGGCGTTGCGTGAAAGTCTTTACGACACACCGCCTTATGATTCCGGCCCGAGTGTGCGCGGTTTCCGAAATCGTCTGGAGGGCTGGATTACACAGCGTGGCGATCCGCAGGTAACGACTGCAGGTTCACAACTGCATAATCGCGTTCACCTCTGGGTGGGCGGCAATATGCTGCCGATGACCTCTCCAGATGATCCGGTGTTCTTTCTGCATCACTGCTTTGTCGACAAGGTGTGGGCAGACTGGCAGTCGCTGATGCTCCAGAGCAACGAACGTTGGGCTCCGCATTACGCGCCGCTGGTCAATGGTCCGAAAGGACATAACTACGATGATGTGCTCGAACCGTTCGTTCAGTCAGCTCGAGGTGTGAGCGATATCACTGCCTTGGGTTATGAGTATGAGGCGCCACGTCTGATCCTCGATCATGCGAAACCTCGTTCGCCTTTTCACGACTGA
- a CDS encoding DUF3010 family protein codes for MNICGIEIKGSEAIIAVASLDGSALSHVALNTKKIALEDDDEAANVKRFAAQVASFVREQSIDRIAIKKRSKKGEFAGGPTTFKIEGVFQLLEGCEVTLLSPQTINAQAKKHNFELPGTLNKYQHEAYKAACSALVKK; via the coding sequence ATGAACATCTGCGGCATTGAAATCAAAGGCAGCGAAGCGATCATCGCCGTGGCCTCCCTCGACGGTTCGGCCCTAAGCCATGTTGCACTGAACACCAAGAAAATCGCCCTCGAAGACGATGACGAGGCGGCCAACGTCAAACGCTTCGCAGCGCAGGTGGCGTCGTTTGTGCGCGAGCAGTCAATTGACCGGATTGCGATCAAGAAGCGCAGCAAGAAGGGTGAGTTTGCCGGTGGGCCGACGACGTTCAAGATCGAGGGCGTGTTTCAGTTGCTGGAGGGGTGTGAGGTGACGTTGTTGTCGCCGCAGACGATCAATGCGCAGGCCAAAAAGCACAATTTCGAACTGCCGGGGACGCTGAACAAGTATCAGCATGAGGCGTATAAAGCGGCGTGTTCGGCGCTGGTGAAGAAGTAA